In the Flavobacterium acetivorans genome, one interval contains:
- a CDS encoding thioredoxin family protein, which translates to MKKILYIILFHFFLFTNAQETNKKQETINFVSASFKEILKLAEKENKLIFIDCYTSWCAPCKWMDKFVFVEKDVFTFYNKSFINVKLDMEKGEGPEIGKKYGVKSYPTYLYINSKGELVHKSSSKMSATEFINEAKNALDPKKALGLLEKKYEDGQITNNEMLDYTIALNHLRDPKTDVVLKKLLSRVDNTWLKTAAGWKLIENFVNEDDSELFKVLNSNKAHFINLAGLDAVKKVYQKPLQRNLYKSSKEQNEALFFKQLDSLKKLTNNPRDLAIIECGYYLNGNNARKFIKTSNYYVDNFLQNDPETIAFLARSTLYPPERENKDILNQAQLLITKAYKMDPNNYGTVGTYAQIQSKAGNKKEAIAAAEIAVKMADTISSKVKNRALQNLQEIKKAN; encoded by the coding sequence ATGAAAAAGATACTTTATATAATCTTGTTCCATTTCTTCTTATTTACAAATGCACAAGAAACAAATAAAAAGCAAGAAACAATTAACTTTGTTTCGGCTTCTTTTAAAGAAATTTTAAAACTGGCAGAGAAAGAAAACAAATTAATTTTCATTGATTGCTACACCTCTTGGTGCGCTCCATGCAAATGGATGGATAAATTTGTATTTGTCGAAAAAGACGTGTTTACTTTTTACAACAAATCCTTTATCAATGTAAAACTAGACATGGAAAAAGGCGAAGGACCAGAAATAGGTAAAAAATATGGAGTAAAATCATACCCTACCTATCTCTATATCAACAGCAAAGGAGAATTAGTACATAAATCAAGCTCTAAAATGAGTGCGACCGAATTCATTAATGAAGCAAAAAATGCACTTGATCCTAAAAAGGCCTTAGGTCTACTGGAAAAAAAATATGAAGACGGACAAATCACAAATAATGAAATGCTTGACTATACTATCGCGCTAAACCATTTACGTGATCCCAAAACAGATGTAGTTCTAAAAAAATTACTTTCAAGAGTAGACAATACTTGGTTAAAAACTGCAGCGGGTTGGAAACTGATTGAAAACTTTGTTAATGAAGATGACTCTGAATTATTTAAGGTTCTAAATTCGAACAAAGCCCATTTTATCAATCTAGCAGGTCTTGATGCCGTTAAAAAAGTATATCAAAAACCTTTACAGAGAAACCTTTACAAATCTTCAAAAGAACAGAATGAAGCTTTGTTCTTTAAGCAATTGGACTCTTTAAAAAAGTTAACAAACAACCCTCGAGATTTAGCAATTATTGAATGTGGTTATTATTTAAATGGGAACAATGCCCGTAAATTTATAAAAACTTCAAATTATTATGTTGATAATTTCTTGCAAAACGATCCAGAAACCATTGCTTTTCTGGCAAGATCTACCTTATATCCTCCTGAAAGAGAGAATAAAGACATTCTAAATCAAGCGCAATTGTTAATCACAAAAGCCTACAAAATGGATCCAAATAATTATGGTACAGTGGGTACTTACGCACAAATACAAAGCAAAGCAGGAAACAAGAAAGAGGCAATCGCTGCTGCTGAAATTGCGGTAAAAATGGCAGACACCATTAGCAGCAAGGTAAAAAACAGAGCCTTACAAAACCTACAAGAAATCAAAAAGGCCAATTAA
- a CDS encoding ABC-F family ATP-binding cassette domain-containing protein — protein MNYLSVENISKSFGERTLFENISFGINKDQKIAFIAKNGSGKTTIMSIINGLEEPDSGQVVLRKGIRMAFLSQNNNLQDELTIEESIFASDNEILKVIEAYEKALENPEDEEAYQKAFDGMDQHNAWDFETQYKQILFKLKLEDFKLKVKNLSGGQKKRLSLAIILINRPDLLILDEPTNHLDLEMIEWLESYFAKENITLFMVTHDRFFLERVCNEILELDNGKLYSYKGNYSYYLEKKEERIASENASVDKAQNLFVKELEWMRRQPKARTTKSKSRQDDFYVIKEKAQSRRRENKVELEINMERMGSKIIELHKISKKFKDHVIMDNFSFDFQRGERIGIIGKNGTGKSTFLNLLTGTLPLDSGKVIMGETIKVGYYTQSGINPKPGQRVIDVIKEYGEYIPLMKGKIISASQLLERFLFDAKKQYDFVDRLSGGELKRLYLCTVLIQNPNFLILDEPTNDLDIVTLNVLESFLLDYPGCLLVVSHDRYFMDKIVDHLFIFRGQGVVEDFPGNYSDFRAYEDSADVAQKEENKAEKKDWKQNNPTGNLTFNEQKEYQKLEREIKDLEIDKTKIEQLFSDGKVADADIEKKANELQNIINKIDQKEERWFELSAKIEG, from the coding sequence ATGAATTACCTGTCAGTCGAAAACATATCCAAATCTTTTGGAGAAAGAACACTTTTTGAAAACATTTCTTTTGGAATCAACAAAGACCAAAAAATTGCCTTTATAGCCAAGAACGGTTCGGGAAAAACCACCATTATGAGTATTATCAATGGCTTGGAGGAACCCGATTCTGGGCAGGTGGTTTTGAGAAAAGGAATCCGCATGGCTTTTTTGTCGCAAAACAACAATTTGCAGGACGAACTTACCATTGAGGAAAGTATTTTCGCCTCGGATAACGAGATTTTGAAAGTCATTGAAGCTTACGAAAAAGCGTTGGAAAATCCAGAAGACGAAGAAGCTTACCAAAAAGCGTTTGACGGAATGGACCAACACAATGCCTGGGATTTTGAGACCCAATACAAACAAATTTTGTTCAAACTGAAATTGGAAGATTTCAAACTGAAAGTAAAAAACCTTTCGGGTGGACAGAAAAAACGTTTGTCGCTGGCCATCATTTTGATCAACCGCCCGGATTTATTGATCTTGGACGAACCTACGAATCACTTGGATCTGGAAATGATCGAATGGCTGGAAAGTTATTTTGCCAAAGAAAATATTACGTTGTTTATGGTGACGCACGACCGTTTCTTTTTGGAGCGCGTTTGTAACGAAATCCTGGAACTGGACAACGGAAAATTATATTCCTACAAAGGAAATTATTCTTATTATTTAGAGAAAAAAGAGGAACGCATCGCTTCTGAAAATGCGAGTGTGGATAAAGCGCAAAATTTATTCGTGAAAGAATTGGAATGGATGCGCCGCCAACCGAAAGCGAGAACCACCAAATCGAAATCGCGTCAGGACGATTTTTACGTGATTAAGGAAAAAGCGCAAAGTCGCCGTCGCGAGAATAAAGTGGAACTTGAAATCAACATGGAGCGCATGGGAAGCAAGATTATCGAGCTTCACAAAATCTCCAAGAAATTCAAGGATCATGTGATCATGGATAATTTCAGTTTTGATTTCCAACGCGGGGAACGCATTGGGATCATCGGAAAAAACGGAACCGGAAAATCGACTTTCCTGAATTTACTAACGGGAACTTTACCGTTGGATTCCGGAAAAGTGATTATGGGTGAAACGATAAAAGTGGGTTATTACACCCAAAGCGGAATCAACCCGAAACCGGGACAACGTGTGATTGATGTCATCAAAGAATATGGAGAATACATTCCGTTGATGAAAGGAAAAATCATTTCGGCTTCGCAATTGTTGGAGCGTTTTCTTTTTGACGCCAAAAAACAATACGATTTTGTGGACCGATTGAGCGGTGGTGAATTGAAGCGTTTGTACTTGTGTACGGTTTTGATCCAGAATCCGAACTTCCTGATTCTCGATGAGCCAACCAACGATTTGGATATCGTGACTTTGAACGTATTGGAAAGTTTCCTTTTAGACTATCCGGGCTGTTTGCTGGTGGTGTCGCACGACCGTTATTTCATGGATAAAATTGTCGATCACTTATTTATCTTTAGAGGACAAGGAGTTGTAGAAGATTTCCCAGGAAACTATTCTGATTTCAGAGCTTATGAAGACAGTGCCGATGTGGCTCAAAAAGAGGAAAACAAAGCCGAAAAGAAAGACTGGAAACAAAACAACCCAACCGGAAATTTAACTTTCAACGAGCAAAAAGAATATCAAAAACTGGAGAGAGAAATCAAGGATTTAGAGATTGATAAAACTAAAATCGAGCAATTATTCTCAGACGGAAAAGTTGCCGATGCCGATATCGAGAAAAAAGCGAACGAATTACAAAATATCATCAATAAAATAGATCAGAAAGAAGAACGCTGGTTTGAGCTGAGCGCGAAGATAGAAGGATAA
- a CDS encoding TlpA family protein disulfide reductase, whose translation MKKIFYILLALSIISWKKEKPVNYIVLSGKIENKIADYIIISSSNYDTKDTIKVSADGSYSDTLRIDSGYHLISHGKVFMRAYFEAGTPLSINFDSKNLRESLSFSGKGAITNNYLLKKAKTEQELIGDRNAYSALDEAAFKAKATQIKKALIQLVDSTPNLSTNYKEQEKRNINYEYISKLLGYEKSYAYASKNPDFVVSNGFLPDLSKFDYNNGKDYLFSASYKRIVKSYYKNKAATDLKLKDSKEDIAYLKTISQISDETIKNSLLYDEARQGINYTTDLEAFYAIFNNASTNQNEKSKITESYNILKTTTKGKPSPKFVDYENNAGGKTSLDDLKGKYIYIDVWATWCGPCRKEIPFLKEVEKAYHGKNIEFVSISIDKQTDHAKWKKMIVDQALGGIQLLADKDWASQFVQDYLIQGIPHFILLDPNGNIVTPNAPRPSEKELITLFDSLKI comes from the coding sequence ATGAAAAAAATATTTTACATCCTACTCGCTCTGAGTATCATATCTTGGAAAAAAGAAAAACCAGTTAATTATATTGTACTTTCCGGAAAAATTGAGAACAAAATTGCCGACTATATCATAATATCCAGCAGCAACTATGACACTAAGGACACCATAAAAGTTTCTGCAGACGGCAGCTATTCAGATACTTTAAGAATTGACAGCGGCTATCACTTAATCTCCCATGGAAAGGTTTTCATGAGGGCTTATTTTGAAGCGGGAACTCCACTTTCAATTAATTTTGACAGTAAAAACCTTAGAGAAAGCCTAAGTTTTTCCGGAAAAGGAGCCATAACAAATAACTACTTACTAAAAAAAGCCAAAACGGAACAAGAGCTAATAGGCGATCGAAATGCGTATAGCGCCTTAGACGAAGCCGCTTTTAAAGCGAAAGCAACACAAATAAAAAAGGCTCTAATACAATTAGTTGATAGTACTCCAAACCTATCTACCAATTATAAAGAACAGGAAAAAAGAAATATAAATTATGAATACATAAGTAAACTCCTTGGTTATGAAAAATCATATGCTTATGCCTCCAAAAATCCTGATTTCGTGGTTTCAAATGGATTCTTACCGGACTTATCTAAATTTGATTATAACAATGGTAAAGACTATTTATTTTCGGCTAGCTATAAAAGAATTGTAAAGTCCTATTATAAAAACAAGGCCGCTACGGATCTAAAATTAAAAGATTCAAAAGAAGATATCGCTTATTTAAAAACAATTTCCCAGATTTCTGATGAGACTATAAAAAATAGTTTGCTATATGATGAGGCCAGACAAGGTATCAATTACACTACTGATTTAGAAGCATTTTATGCCATCTTCAACAATGCATCTACAAATCAGAATGAAAAAAGCAAAATTACCGAAAGCTATAACATCTTAAAAACAACGACTAAAGGTAAACCTTCTCCTAAATTTGTTGATTACGAAAACAATGCTGGTGGCAAAACATCACTTGACGATTTAAAAGGAAAATATATTTATATTGATGTATGGGCAACTTGGTGCGGTCCATGCCGAAAAGAAATACCCTTTTTAAAAGAAGTTGAAAAAGCGTATCATGGAAAAAATATTGAATTTGTAAGCATTTCAATTGACAAACAAACAGATCATGCCAAATGGAAAAAAATGATTGTTGATCAAGCGTTAGGAGGCATTCAATTACTTGCTGATAAAGATTGGGCCTCACAATTTGTCCAAGATTATTTAATTCAAGGTATTCCTCATTTTATTTTATTAGACCCTAATGGAAATATAGTTACTCCTAATGCTCCAAGACCTTCAGAAAAAGAACTGATAACATTGTTTGATTCGTTAAAAATCTAA
- a CDS encoding protein-disulfide reductase DsbD family protein codes for MKKIILLLAFILSANVFAQIHNPVKWSTSVVAVSDTKYDLVIQATIDDGWHLYSQSVPENGPVSTAFTFSKNANYELIGKPSEEKGHTVNDPIFEMKIKFFEGKAVFKQRINVLSKKAFKISGEVEFMVCDDANCLPPSYVDLNFQIPETTMAGAVQTKEIEKAENANGLVAEEKTAIDSVAKTEVKANTIEKNAADKSDKSSDRSLLAIFVIAFFSGFAALLTPCVFPMIPMTVSFFTKQSKNRAVGIKNAIIYGLSIVIIYVLLGSLVSAVFGADALNALSTNVWFNIIFFVLLVVFAVSFLGAFEIMLPNSWANKVDTKADKGGLIGIFFMALALAIVSFSCTGPIVGTLLVQAAAGGNQVGPIVGMLGFSLALAIPFTLFAAFPGWLNSLPKSGGWLNTVKVVLGFLELALAFKFLSNADLVLQLHLLEREVFLAIWIAIFGVLAFYLFGKIQLPHDSPLTHISVGRLSLGLLSLTFTIYMIPGLWGAPLNLISAFPPAQHYSESPYGVGSSQGSGATTATTAIPEGAHLMAPHNILAFTDYDLGMAYAKKVNKPVMLDFTGYACVNCRKMEQQVWPKEQILSILNNEVVLISLYVDDKRPLPAGEEIESKLRPGKKLKYVGQKWSEFQTIKYKANAQPFYVLTNHEGENLIDPVGYTPDVEEYHTWLKKGIANFK; via the coding sequence ATGAAGAAAATAATACTACTCTTAGCCTTTATTTTAAGTGCTAATGTATTTGCCCAAATACACAATCCGGTAAAATGGTCTACATCGGTAGTTGCCGTTTCTGACACTAAATATGATTTAGTTATCCAAGCCACCATTGATGATGGTTGGCATTTGTATTCCCAAAGTGTTCCCGAGAACGGTCCTGTTTCCACGGCTTTTACTTTTAGCAAAAATGCCAATTATGAGCTAATTGGAAAACCATCAGAAGAAAAAGGTCATACCGTTAATGATCCTATTTTTGAAATGAAAATTAAGTTTTTTGAAGGCAAAGCCGTTTTTAAACAGCGCATCAATGTGCTTTCAAAAAAAGCTTTCAAAATTTCGGGAGAAGTGGAGTTTATGGTTTGCGATGATGCGAATTGTTTGCCACCATCCTATGTCGATTTGAATTTTCAAATTCCAGAAACCACAATGGCTGGAGCTGTTCAGACAAAAGAAATTGAAAAAGCAGAAAATGCAAATGGCTTGGTAGCAGAAGAGAAAACCGCGATTGATTCGGTAGCAAAAACAGAAGTTAAAGCCAATACAATTGAAAAGAACGCTGCCGACAAAAGCGATAAATCTTCGGACAGAAGTTTGCTAGCCATATTTGTTATCGCTTTCTTTTCCGGTTTTGCCGCTTTATTGACACCTTGCGTGTTTCCAATGATTCCGATGACGGTAAGTTTCTTTACCAAACAAAGTAAAAACAGAGCTGTAGGAATCAAAAATGCCATCATTTACGGATTGTCAATCGTAATTATTTATGTGCTCTTGGGTTCTTTGGTCAGTGCCGTTTTTGGAGCCGATGCTTTGAATGCACTTTCTACCAATGTGTGGTTTAACATCATTTTCTTTGTGCTTTTGGTGGTTTTTGCCGTTTCCTTTTTGGGCGCTTTTGAGATTATGCTTCCTAATTCTTGGGCTAATAAAGTAGACACCAAAGCCGATAAAGGCGGACTTATCGGAATTTTCTTCATGGCTTTGGCCTTGGCTATTGTTTCCTTTTCATGTACGGGTCCAATTGTTGGAACCTTATTAGTACAAGCAGCGGCAGGCGGAAATCAGGTAGGACCTATCGTTGGAATGCTCGGTTTTTCTTTGGCTCTAGCCATTCCATTTACCTTATTTGCAGCCTTTCCGGGTTGGTTGAATTCATTGCCAAAATCAGGCGGCTGGTTAAATACCGTAAAAGTGGTATTGGGATTCTTAGAATTGGCTTTGGCCTTTAAATTTTTGTCCAATGCCGATTTGGTTTTACAATTGCATTTGTTAGAGCGCGAAGTATTCTTGGCGATTTGGATTGCTATTTTTGGCGTTTTGGCTTTTTATCTTTTTGGAAAAATACAATTGCCACACGATTCTCCTCTAACCCATATTTCTGTGGGAAGGCTAAGTTTAGGTTTACTTTCGTTGACCTTTACCATTTATATGATTCCGGGTTTATGGGGCGCACCTTTAAATTTGATCAGTGCTTTTCCGCCGGCGCAACATTATAGCGAATCTCCTTATGGAGTGGGATCTTCGCAAGGTAGCGGTGCAACAACTGCAACTACAGCAATTCCCGAAGGAGCACACTTAATGGCACCACATAATATTTTGGCTTTTACGGATTATGATTTGGGAATGGCTTACGCCAAAAAAGTAAACAAGCCCGTTATGCTTGATTTTACCGGTTATGCCTGCGTAAACTGCCGTAAAATGGAACAGCAAGTTTGGCCAAAAGAACAAATTTTATCCATCCTCAACAATGAGGTCGTTCTTATTTCCTTGTATGTTGATGATAAAAGACCACTTCCCGCTGGCGAAGAAATAGAATCCAAGCTAAGGCCGGGGAAAAAATTAAAGTACGTTGGGCAAAAATGGAGTGAATTTCAAACGATAAAATACAAAGCAAATGCGCAGCCTTTTTATGTGTTGACCAATCACGAAGGAGAAAACCTAATTGATCCTGTGGGTTATACTCCGGATGTCGAGGAATACCACACTTGGTTAAAAAAAGGGATTGCTAATTTTAAGTAA
- a CDS encoding RagB/SusD family nutrient uptake outer membrane protein, which yields MKRSKIILYTLLLPFSLLNTSCELTDVTDVNPVYQVSEEKVITNINQAQTALYGTYGVLKSSLDFPVYTPAITSMMGLTMKPGASGGSSELAFFNNDVSSDNFYLKSIYTKMYFLINNANHVITKTEKLTTEDPRKKGIIAEAKTLRAFSNFYLLRLWGEFYDIDSPYGIVLKKEPISDASVQPRASVAETYNLILEDLDYAIENAPEFSNTFFVSNLFAKALKSKVLLYKKEYPQAAQLALEVISSNKRTLETTYAEIFTKKIISTKEVLFQTPFDNLNDRNNKAFMYRSTFGISDYYISHMQNDARKNVAITYTTTGSPRNNKFNNSTFNGVPLTADTEYFLRLDEVYLIYAEAVLRGNDDINSSLNALNVLRQRSNNTLIATTNKANLLEAIRAEKIFELGAESGEEWYDLVRHHKIGDININDFKAISSDSKLILPIPIQTIRLSNGLIIQNQNY from the coding sequence ATGAAACGATCTAAAATTATACTATATACTTTATTACTTCCTTTTTCCTTACTAAACACTTCATGCGAGCTAACGGATGTAACAGATGTAAATCCTGTATACCAAGTATCCGAAGAAAAAGTAATAACTAACATCAATCAAGCACAAACGGCTTTATACGGCACTTACGGCGTTCTTAAAAGCAGTTTAGACTTCCCTGTTTATACTCCTGCAATAACATCGATGATGGGGCTTACCATGAAACCTGGCGCATCTGGAGGAAGTAGCGAACTTGCCTTTTTTAATAATGATGTATCTTCAGATAATTTTTATTTAAAAAGTATTTATACCAAAATGTACTTTCTAATCAATAACGCCAATCATGTTATTACTAAAACAGAAAAACTAACAACCGAAGACCCTAGAAAAAAAGGAATTATTGCTGAGGCTAAAACCTTAAGAGCATTTTCTAATTTTTATTTATTGCGCCTTTGGGGAGAATTCTATGACATCGATTCCCCATATGGTATTGTTCTAAAAAAGGAACCCATAAGTGACGCTTCAGTGCAACCTAGAGCATCAGTGGCAGAAACATACAATCTAATTTTGGAAGATCTAGACTATGCCATTGAAAATGCCCCGGAATTCTCAAATACTTTTTTCGTCTCTAATTTATTTGCGAAAGCCTTAAAAAGTAAAGTGTTATTATACAAAAAAGAATATCCACAAGCGGCTCAATTGGCTCTAGAAGTGATTAGTTCTAACAAAAGAACTCTTGAAACCACTTATGCCGAAATTTTTACGAAAAAGATTATTAGTACCAAAGAAGTTCTTTTTCAAACTCCTTTTGACAACCTAAATGATCGTAACAATAAAGCATTTATGTATCGTTCTACTTTTGGAATTTCGGATTATTACATTTCGCACATGCAAAATGATGCTAGAAAGAATGTTGCAATTACCTATACAACAACAGGAAGTCCAAGAAATAACAAGTTTAACAACTCTACATTCAATGGCGTTCCGCTTACTGCTGATACAGAATATTTTCTTCGTCTTGATGAAGTATATTTAATTTATGCTGAAGCAGTATTAAGAGGAAACGACGACATCAATTCTTCATTAAACGCGCTAAACGTACTACGTCAAAGAAGCAATAACACGCTGATAGCAACAACCAATAAAGCCAATCTTTTAGAAGCCATCCGTGCTGAAAAAATATTTGAACTTGGTGCAGAAAGCGGAGAAGAATGGTATGATTTAGTGAGACATCACAAAATAGGAGACATTAACATCAATGACTTTAAAGCGATTTCTTCTGACTCTAAACTAATCTTGCCAATACCAATACAAACCATCCGATTATCAAACGGTTTAATAATTCAAAATCAAAACTACTAA